From a region of the Nitrospira sp. genome:
- a CDS encoding type IV pilus twitching motility protein PilT, with protein sequence MDISKLLTFSVKEGASDCHISAGEPPMIRIHGDLKKLDHPSLTPDETHALIYDMMNDSQRKNFEEKRECDFSFELGDIARFRVNVFVQQRGLGAVFRNIPTTILPLEKLGMPPILRQLCDKEKGLILVTGPTGSGKSTTLAAMVDYLNNTFEGHIITIEDPIEFVHRSKKCLVNQRELGVHTLSFANALKSALREDPDIVLVGEMRDLETIQLALTAAETGHLVFGTLHTSSAPKTIDRIIDAFPPAQQAQIRTQLSEALEAVITQTLLKKKAGGRVAALEVMVATTAVRNLIREAKLHQIPGIMQASQKDGMQTMDMALVDLATRGVVHKAEAQSRSMNPNLFGPSVAGAA encoded by the coding sequence ATGGATATTTCCAAGCTCCTTACGTTTTCCGTCAAGGAGGGCGCCTCCGACTGCCATATCAGTGCCGGAGAACCTCCCATGATTCGTATTCACGGCGATCTGAAAAAGCTCGATCACCCTTCCCTCACCCCCGATGAAACGCATGCGCTGATCTACGACATGATGAACGATTCCCAGCGGAAGAACTTCGAAGAAAAGCGTGAATGTGACTTTTCCTTCGAACTCGGCGATATCGCCCGTTTCCGCGTCAACGTCTTCGTGCAACAACGTGGATTGGGCGCCGTGTTTCGGAACATTCCGACCACCATTCTTCCGCTGGAAAAACTGGGGATGCCGCCGATTCTTCGGCAACTCTGCGATAAGGAAAAGGGGTTGATATTAGTCACTGGACCGACGGGCTCCGGTAAGTCCACCACGCTTGCGGCAATGGTGGACTACTTAAACAACACGTTCGAAGGCCACATCATCACGATCGAAGATCCGATCGAATTCGTCCACAGGTCCAAGAAGTGCCTGGTCAACCAACGAGAACTCGGTGTCCACACCTTGTCCTTCGCCAACGCTCTGAAATCGGCGCTTCGTGAGGATCCCGACATCGTGTTGGTGGGCGAAATGCGGGATTTGGAGACCATTCAGCTGGCGTTGACTGCCGCGGAAACCGGACACTTGGTCTTCGGGACCCTCCACACATCGAGCGCGCCCAAGACGATCGACCGTATCATCGATGCCTTTCCACCGGCGCAGCAGGCACAAATCAGAACACAGCTTTCGGAGGCGCTGGAAGCCGTCATCACACAAACGCTGTTGAAGAAAAAAGCAGGCGGACGTGTCGCGGCGCTGGAGGTGATGGTGGCGACGACCGCAGTCCGGAATCTGATTCGTGAGGCCAAGCTGCACCAAATCCCCGGGATCATGCAGGCAAGCCAAAAAGACGGCATGCAGACGATGGACATGGCGTTGGTCGATCTCGCGACACGCGGCGTCGTGCACAAGGCCGAAGCTCAATCTCGCAGCATGAACCCCAATCTTTTCGGTCCGTCGGTTGCCGGAGCAGCGTAG
- the bioF gene encoding 8-amino-7-oxononanoate synthase, with protein sequence MFRTRLQQLADQSLLRSLSPLESATGPTVRYAGREIILLSSNDYLGLSTHPEVIRAAIEATEQYGTGSGASRLISGTLPPHARLEAALATFKGTEAALLFGAGYLANLGVIPNLIARGGLILADRLCHASLIDGCRLSHADFRVFRHLDCAHVESLLRRRSTNRPTLIITEGLFSMDGDLAPLPDLVSLAERYGAMLYVDDAHGTGIIGPTGRGTIEHFGLEQRIPFHMGTLSKALGNHGAYVVGPNDLIQYLINTTRPFIFTTALPPAIAAAASAALDVIQHEPERRARLWSNRQRLFNGLLRLGFRMTQTVGPILPVLVGGAANASALAEQLLSHGIYAPAIRPPTVPDGTSRIRFTVTSEHTADQIDEALRVLDITGRATGLL encoded by the coding sequence ATGTTTCGAACGAGACTCCAGCAGCTCGCGGACCAATCGTTATTGCGCAGCTTATCGCCATTGGAATCGGCCACGGGACCGACCGTCCGATATGCCGGACGTGAGATCATCTTGCTCTCCTCGAATGACTACCTCGGACTTTCAACACATCCGGAAGTGATACGCGCCGCAATCGAGGCCACCGAACAATATGGCACCGGGTCAGGAGCGTCGCGCCTGATCAGTGGAACGCTCCCCCCCCATGCGCGCCTGGAAGCCGCTCTCGCAACCTTCAAAGGAACCGAAGCCGCCCTCCTCTTTGGGGCCGGTTATTTGGCGAACCTCGGCGTCATCCCCAATCTCATCGCACGTGGAGGCCTCATTCTGGCGGATCGATTGTGTCATGCCAGTCTGATCGATGGCTGCCGGTTGAGCCATGCTGATTTCCGCGTATTCCGCCATCTCGACTGTGCTCATGTCGAGTCATTGCTTCGGCGACGAAGCACGAATCGCCCCACGCTCATCATCACGGAGGGGCTGTTCAGCATGGACGGCGACCTTGCGCCGTTACCCGACTTGGTGTCACTGGCCGAGCGATACGGCGCAATGTTGTATGTCGACGATGCCCATGGGACCGGCATCATAGGGCCGACCGGTCGAGGCACGATCGAACATTTCGGCCTGGAACAACGGATCCCCTTTCATATGGGGACGCTCAGTAAGGCGCTCGGCAACCACGGCGCCTACGTGGTCGGCCCCAACGACCTCATTCAGTATTTGATCAACACAACCCGTCCGTTCATTTTTACAACGGCTCTTCCGCCGGCCATCGCGGCGGCCGCGTCGGCTGCGTTGGATGTCATTCAACATGAGCCGGAACGTCGGGCGCGGCTCTGGTCGAATCGACAACGGTTGTTCAATGGACTGTTGCGCCTCGGTTTTCGTATGACTCAGACTGTCGGTCCCATACTGCCTGTTCTGGTGGGTGGTGCGGCCAATGCGTCCGCGCTAGCCGAACAGCTACTCTCTCACGGAATTTACGCCCCCGCCATTCGCCCCCCGACAGTGCCCGACGGAACCAGCCGGATACGATTCACGGTGACGTCGGAGCATACCGCCGATCAGATCGACGAAGCGCTTCGCGTGCTGGACATCACGGGCCGCGCGACAGGGCTCCTGTAG
- a CDS encoding alanine--glyoxylate aminotransferase family protein: MLKRYLLAPGPTPVPPEVLLAMARPMIHHRAPEFDPIFAEVREGLKWLYQTRNDVLMLAASGTGGMEGSVSNFLSPGDKALYVNGGKFGERWGKLCKTFGVQATEIKVEWGHAVNPQQVADALKKDPSIKAVYVQASETSTAVAHDVKALGEIIKSYDNTILVVDAITALGVFDIKTDAWGLDVVITGSQKALMLPPGMAFVSVSDKAWALADKAKNAAFYFNFKKERENQVKNQTAFTPAVSLVIGLQEAFRMMRAEGLEKMFARQGRLAHAMREGVKAAGLALFPKESPSDALTAVCAPDGIDGQAIYKNLRVQYGMTAAGGQDHLKGKVFRLSHMGYADTFDVIAALAATEMVLKGLGHPIKLGTGVGKAQEILLAK, encoded by the coding sequence ATGTTGAAGCGGTATCTCTTGGCACCTGGCCCGACGCCCGTACCCCCGGAGGTGTTACTGGCGATGGCTCGCCCGATGATCCATCATCGCGCACCTGAGTTCGATCCGATATTCGCGGAGGTGCGCGAAGGACTGAAATGGTTGTATCAAACACGAAATGACGTGCTGATGTTGGCGGCGTCTGGCACCGGCGGCATGGAAGGCTCGGTCTCGAACTTTTTGTCTCCAGGCGATAAGGCCCTCTATGTCAACGGGGGTAAATTTGGAGAGCGCTGGGGCAAACTCTGCAAGACCTTCGGAGTACAAGCAACCGAGATCAAGGTTGAATGGGGACATGCGGTCAATCCTCAGCAAGTTGCCGATGCTCTCAAAAAAGATCCTTCGATCAAAGCGGTGTATGTGCAAGCCAGCGAAACCTCGACGGCTGTTGCTCATGATGTCAAGGCGCTGGGTGAGATCATTAAGAGCTACGACAATACAATTTTGGTGGTCGATGCCATTACAGCCTTGGGTGTATTTGACATCAAGACTGATGCATGGGGGCTCGATGTCGTGATCACCGGTTCCCAGAAGGCCCTGATGCTGCCCCCTGGTATGGCATTTGTGAGTGTCAGCGACAAGGCATGGGCATTGGCCGACAAAGCCAAAAATGCTGCCTTTTATTTCAACTTCAAAAAGGAACGCGAAAATCAGGTCAAGAATCAGACTGCCTTCACACCCGCCGTTTCGCTTGTGATCGGCCTTCAAGAGGCGTTCAGAATGATGAGGGCAGAGGGACTGGAGAAGATGTTTGCACGGCAGGGACGGTTGGCCCATGCCATGCGCGAAGGGGTGAAGGCTGCCGGGCTGGCGTTATTTCCAAAGGAATCGCCCAGCGATGCCTTGACGGCGGTCTGTGCGCCGGATGGAATTGACGGGCAGGCGATTTATAAGAATCTTCGTGTGCAATACGGTATGACAGCTGCCGGTGGACAGGATCACCTCAAGGGGAAAGTATTCCGATTGTCTCATATGGGGTATGCGGATACGTTTGATGTGATCGCCGCGTTGGCCGCGACCGAGATGGTTCTGAAAGGACTCGGTCATCCCATAAAACTAGGAACGGGTGTCGGAAAAGCGCAAGAAATCTTATTGGCGAAGTAA
- a CDS encoding PilT/PilU family type 4a pilus ATPase — translation MEVRSLLKVMVDREASDLYLTVDASPIYRVHGATQPTDAPPFNNEQLEALALALMRGQQRSEFEEKMEMNLALYYKDLGRFRVNIFRQKGNVGLVFRHIKAEIQTVEQLQLPSIIKDIAMTKRGLVLVVGATGSGKSTSLAAMIDHRNSIHPGHIITVEDPIEFVHQHKKSIITQREVGFDTLNFQNALKNTLRQAPDVILIGEVRDTETMEAAITFAETGHLCIGTLHSNNANQAIERIMNFFPVERHAQIYLQLSLNLRAIISQRLIPSVDGKRVPALEIMLDTPRVKDLIKKAEVDTLKEAMEQGVDEGCQTFDHVLFQLYKANKISLEQALINADSANNLRLKIKLEGLKGDDAVNALLDKQMDSHATDAFKIQGGASGNVTPIRKR, via the coding sequence ATGGAAGTTCGAAGCCTGTTAAAAGTGATGGTGGACCGGGAAGCGTCGGACTTGTATTTGACCGTCGACGCTTCGCCGATTTACCGGGTCCATGGGGCGACCCAGCCAACCGATGCGCCGCCTTTCAACAATGAGCAACTCGAAGCCTTGGCGTTGGCGCTGATGCGAGGTCAGCAACGGAGCGAATTCGAAGAAAAGATGGAGATGAATCTGGCGCTTTACTACAAGGATTTAGGCCGTTTTCGCGTCAACATCTTCAGGCAAAAGGGCAACGTCGGGCTCGTCTTCCGCCATATCAAAGCCGAGATCCAGACCGTTGAGCAGTTGCAGCTTCCTTCGATCATCAAAGATATCGCCATGACGAAGCGGGGTCTCGTGCTCGTCGTCGGCGCCACTGGTTCAGGGAAATCGACCTCACTGGCGGCCATGATCGACCACCGGAACTCGATTCACCCCGGCCATATCATCACGGTTGAGGATCCCATCGAGTTCGTGCACCAGCACAAAAAGTCGATCATCACCCAACGCGAAGTCGGGTTCGATACCCTGAACTTTCAGAACGCCCTAAAGAATACCCTGCGCCAGGCTCCCGACGTGATCCTCATCGGCGAGGTTCGGGATACGGAAACGATGGAAGCCGCGATTACGTTCGCAGAAACCGGGCATTTGTGCATCGGAACCCTGCACTCGAACAATGCCAACCAGGCGATCGAACGCATCATGAATTTCTTCCCTGTTGAGCGTCACGCCCAGATCTATCTGCAACTGTCCCTGAATTTGCGCGCGATCATCTCACAACGATTGATTCCATCGGTCGACGGCAAACGAGTCCCGGCATTGGAAATCATGCTCGACACGCCGCGCGTCAAAGACTTGATCAAGAAAGCCGAGGTCGATACGTTAAAAGAAGCCATGGAGCAAGGCGTCGACGAAGGCTGCCAGACGTTCGATCACGTATTGTTTCAACTGTACAAGGCCAATAAAATCAGCCTCGAACAGGCATTGATCAACGCCGACAGTGCGAACAACCTTCGCTTGAAAATCAAGCTCGAGGGGCTGAAAGGCGACGACGCGGTGAATGCCTTGCTGGATAAACAGATGGATAGCCACGCGACGGATGCCTTTAAGATCCAAGGGGGCGCTTCCGGAAACGTGACTCCGATTCGCAAACGGTAG
- the hisZ gene encoding ATP phosphoribosyltransferase regulatory subunit: protein MSSAPPMFNPTSGQFPSLREHSLVPVGMATILPEAARHVRHLESELLTYFNRYGYDEIILPTFEYLDVLAPGLEPTLLENCYKIVDRTTGRILLLRPDVTAQIARTVAMGMVGAHLPLRLSYRATVFRYEPEHVGRDREIFQVGAELIGANDPSADCEIIMLMIESLRKVGLHSFKVSLGHVGFFKGLLVRAGLSPDGQKRAEQAAARKDLPRLAEILWHERVGKNAARAILETPELCGQAEVLSKGRILARGEKPLLQALDRLEAVYQLLCATGFQDVVLLDLGEFRGFDYYDGVIFDVFTPGIGVELGGGGRYDHLIGRFGRDIPSTGFALNVDRLFRGLNLSDTTTPVQSEVLVVAPLGLSKELVSVARQLREVGVRVVQRAVPASGRGVIGIAAKAGLEADIHTTIVVVTDSPGRVIVLRRNTRQPTGGPTDPSDLDKQAMSMGDLVTSLRANHRGMS, encoded by the coding sequence ATGTCCTCTGCTCCTCCGATGTTCAACCCTACTTCGGGGCAGTTTCCTTCTTTGCGCGAGCATTCTCTGGTTCCGGTCGGGATGGCCACGATCCTTCCGGAAGCTGCACGCCACGTCAGACATTTGGAATCCGAGTTGCTCACGTACTTCAATCGTTATGGGTATGATGAGATTATTCTGCCGACGTTCGAATATCTTGACGTACTTGCCCCGGGTCTTGAGCCCACCCTGTTGGAGAACTGCTATAAGATCGTTGACCGAACAACCGGCCGTATTCTGCTGTTGCGGCCCGACGTGACCGCGCAGATCGCCCGCACTGTAGCCATGGGCATGGTGGGCGCTCACTTGCCGTTGCGCTTGTCGTATCGCGCGACCGTTTTTCGTTATGAACCTGAGCACGTCGGTCGCGATCGAGAGATCTTTCAGGTGGGTGCCGAACTGATCGGGGCTAATGATCCCTCCGCCGATTGTGAGATCATCATGCTGATGATCGAATCTCTACGAAAGGTTGGATTGCATTCGTTCAAGGTTTCACTGGGGCACGTCGGTTTTTTCAAGGGGCTTCTTGTTCGCGCCGGCCTGTCGCCGGACGGTCAGAAGCGGGCCGAGCAGGCCGCAGCCAGAAAAGATTTGCCCCGGCTTGCAGAGATTCTCTGGCACGAGCGGGTCGGCAAGAATGCAGCTCGCGCCATCCTAGAAACTCCTGAGCTTTGTGGCCAAGCTGAGGTGCTTTCGAAAGGGCGAATATTGGCCAGGGGTGAGAAACCGCTGCTACAAGCTTTGGACCGATTGGAGGCAGTCTATCAGTTGCTCTGCGCGACTGGGTTTCAGGATGTCGTGCTGCTGGACTTAGGAGAGTTTAGAGGATTCGACTATTATGATGGTGTCATCTTCGACGTATTTACTCCCGGCATAGGAGTCGAGCTAGGCGGCGGCGGGCGGTATGACCACTTGATCGGACGGTTCGGTCGGGACATCCCGTCGACCGGATTTGCGCTCAACGTCGACCGACTCTTCCGCGGACTCAATCTTTCCGACACGACAACGCCGGTGCAGTCCGAGGTGCTTGTCGTCGCACCGCTTGGGTTGTCGAAGGAACTCGTTTCTGTGGCGAGACAGTTGCGTGAGGTAGGCGTGCGCGTCGTCCAACGAGCCGTTCCGGCATCGGGACGAGGCGTGATCGGTATTGCAGCCAAAGCCGGCCTTGAAGCAGACATCCATACCACTATTGTGGTCGTCACAGACAGCCCTGGGCGTGTCATTGTGCTGCGACGGAATACCCGACAGCCGACCGGTGGACCGACTGACCCATCCGATCTCGATAAGCAAGCGATGTCTATGGGGGACCTCGTCACAAGCCTACGCGCCAACCACAGGGGTATGTCATGA
- a CDS encoding transglycosylase SLT domain-containing protein: MLPTMLKLAKPWSVEATIVAVLVISAGALMLPRVSWAQDVLPAESESLQEEDDVDPNLVPLEPELTVSPPDLPSAEGKIEQPEDAVVQAPPNTASTDPQSTTYNIPIVIDPTVESHIHFFNTSIRSRFEQWLLRLNRYRPLVEHIFAEFDLPSDLVNLSLVESGFNPYAYSRAKATGPWQFMKGTGKLYGLRIDHYVDERRDPIKSTVAAARYLRDLYDLFGAWPLAMAAYNAGEGKVLRALHKAQAESFSEISRTKLIRRETKQYVPRIMAATIIVRNPDQYGFNQDPVPLHQFEEVVVTRPLHFRAIANVTGIPYSELRLLNPELRRDATPPDDLAYHLKVPIGTSAKVVELIDRVPTYKFPPLRAQPQHVKTDAARKYRVRMGDTLEKVSRRFRVPLKTLKTLNNLSTPTIKAGELLIIAR; the protein is encoded by the coding sequence ATGCTACCGACGATGCTGAAACTGGCCAAACCATGGAGTGTTGAGGCGACGATTGTCGCGGTGTTGGTGATCAGCGCCGGCGCGCTCATGCTCCCGCGAGTGAGCTGGGCACAAGATGTTCTTCCTGCTGAATCAGAATCCCTCCAGGAAGAAGATGATGTGGACCCCAATCTGGTCCCGCTGGAGCCCGAGTTGACGGTCTCTCCTCCGGACCTCCCATCAGCCGAAGGCAAGATTGAGCAGCCTGAAGATGCAGTCGTTCAAGCGCCTCCGAACACGGCGAGCACCGATCCTCAGAGCACCACGTACAATATTCCTATCGTCATTGATCCGACAGTAGAAAGCCATATCCATTTCTTTAATACGTCAATTCGAAGCCGGTTTGAACAGTGGCTCCTGCGTCTCAACCGCTATCGTCCGCTGGTCGAACACATCTTTGCCGAATTCGACCTTCCCAGTGATCTCGTGAACCTTTCTCTCGTTGAAAGCGGCTTCAACCCCTACGCATATTCGCGGGCCAAAGCCACCGGGCCATGGCAGTTTATGAAAGGGACCGGGAAGTTGTATGGGTTACGTATCGACCACTATGTTGATGAACGACGTGATCCCATTAAATCTACGGTCGCGGCGGCTCGCTATCTGCGGGACTTATACGACTTATTCGGGGCATGGCCCTTGGCAATGGCCGCCTACAATGCCGGGGAAGGGAAAGTGTTACGGGCCCTGCATAAGGCCCAAGCGGAATCCTTTTCAGAGATCTCAAGAACAAAACTGATACGGCGGGAGACGAAACAATACGTTCCCCGGATCATGGCCGCCACGATCATCGTGCGAAACCCGGATCAATATGGGTTTAATCAGGATCCTGTCCCACTCCACCAGTTTGAGGAAGTCGTCGTGACCCGCCCGTTGCATTTCCGGGCTATCGCCAACGTGACGGGTATTCCGTACAGCGAGCTGCGGCTATTGAATCCGGAATTGCGGCGGGATGCCACACCTCCGGACGACTTGGCGTATCATCTGAAGGTTCCCATAGGCACGAGCGCCAAAGTCGTAGAACTCATCGACAGAGTCCCCACGTACAAGTTTCCTCCCCTGCGAGCCCAACCTCAGCATGTCAAAACGGATGCGGCGCGTAAGTACCGGGTTCGCATGGGTGATACGCTGGAAAAAGTCTCTCGACGGTTTCGTGTGCCCCTCAAGACCCTCAAAACACTCAACAATCTTTCCACTCCCACTATCAAGGCCGGCGAACTTCTGATTATTGCCCGGTAG
- a CDS encoding SUMF1/EgtB/PvdO family nonheme iron enzyme has protein sequence MLTRAYTWLTALFLIVSVNGAGLAVAAISDEGQQTGAPAETIRGKDGAPMIRIPAGAFLMGSNDGLPNEKPEHHVTLDAYYIDQFEITASRYQKFVESASRNLPPMWDDGADQSLKELPAVGMSWTDAARYCKWAGRRLPSEAEWEKAARGTDGRRYPWGHMQPFVDIANYNRGVWVSDAVTLVPVGSGLEGMSVRFGLKSGGRSPYGLSHMAGNAAEWVGDWYDREYYPRSPEKNPTGPPTGEKRVLRGGSWADLPIALRVTARFSAEPDFEDRTIGFRCAADVGN, from the coding sequence ATGCTGACCAGAGCATACACGTGGCTCACTGCCTTGTTTCTGATTGTGTCAGTCAATGGGGCAGGCCTTGCAGTTGCCGCGATATCGGACGAGGGACAACAAACCGGCGCTCCTGCTGAGACGATCAGGGGGAAGGACGGAGCCCCGATGATCCGTATTCCTGCCGGAGCATTTCTGATGGGAAGCAACGATGGACTGCCGAATGAAAAACCGGAGCATCACGTGACGCTCGACGCCTATTACATCGATCAATTTGAAATCACAGCTAGCCGCTATCAGAAGTTCGTTGAATCGGCGAGCCGCAACTTGCCTCCAATGTGGGACGATGGGGCCGATCAGAGCCTCAAGGAGCTTCCCGCTGTTGGGATGTCGTGGACTGACGCGGCCAGATACTGCAAGTGGGCTGGGAGACGTCTGCCCTCGGAAGCAGAATGGGAAAAGGCTGCTCGAGGGACTGACGGCCGACGCTACCCTTGGGGGCATATGCAGCCATTCGTCGACATTGCGAATTACAATCGAGGCGTATGGGTGAGTGACGCGGTGACCCTGGTTCCGGTCGGAAGTGGGCTTGAGGGGATGAGCGTACGATTTGGACTGAAGAGCGGCGGCAGGAGCCCCTATGGGCTCTCCCACATGGCTGGGAACGCGGCTGAGTGGGTGGGTGATTGGTATGATCGTGAATACTATCCTCGGAGTCCAGAAAAGAATCCGACCGGTCCCCCAACCGGAGAAAAGCGCGTGCTGCGAGGTGGGTCCTGGGCTGACTTGCCGATCGCGCTCCGTGTGACTGCTCGGTTTTCGGCTGAGCCGGATTTTGAGGATCGCACAATCGGGTTCCGATGCGCGGCGGATGTTGGGAACTAA
- a CDS encoding tetratricopeptide repeat protein, whose product MTYRIKVPPRTLPVDEAHLVSGLEHWVLGLKNYRWSLLVGFVLLLVMAGGLWGVFWYDAQNASKAQELEREATLHFFNRPPNDPQKAAANLKEAIALYKRILEEYPRTPTAPLAQFSLGNAFLQSNDLDSAIETYKRFIATYGSNISLLGLVHQKLGYAYLLKGDLEQAAKTYATILEIPGAMNRDSALFEIARLEENRSKPDEALKHYQDLIKTYPNSPLTGEAAMRVKVIEAKKTPEPAPAAAASAPVAPSKPSKP is encoded by the coding sequence ATGACATACCGAATTAAAGTACCGCCTCGAACATTGCCGGTCGATGAAGCGCACCTTGTGAGTGGATTGGAGCACTGGGTGCTCGGTCTGAAGAATTATCGATGGTCACTCCTGGTTGGATTCGTTCTTCTGCTCGTCATGGCAGGCGGTCTCTGGGGAGTCTTCTGGTATGACGCGCAAAATGCCAGTAAGGCTCAAGAGCTTGAACGAGAAGCCACCCTTCATTTCTTTAATCGTCCGCCCAACGATCCTCAGAAGGCAGCAGCCAATCTCAAGGAGGCGATTGCCCTGTACAAAAGGATACTGGAGGAATACCCGCGAACCCCGACAGCCCCTCTGGCCCAGTTCAGTCTTGGAAATGCATTCCTTCAGTCGAACGATCTAGACTCAGCCATCGAAACTTACAAGCGGTTCATTGCCACGTATGGATCTAATATCTCGCTTCTCGGACTGGTTCATCAAAAACTGGGCTATGCGTATCTTCTGAAGGGAGATCTTGAGCAAGCCGCCAAGACCTATGCGACGATACTGGAAATCCCTGGAGCCATGAACCGGGATTCTGCCCTCTTTGAAATCGCCAGACTGGAAGAGAATCGATCCAAGCCGGATGAAGCTCTGAAGCATTATCAGGATCTGATCAAGACGTACCCAAATTCCCCTCTGACAGGCGAGGCTGCGATGCGTGTCAAAGTCATCGAGGCCAAGAAAACTCCGGAGCCCGCACCAGCCGCCGCAGCTTCCGCTCCAGTCGCTCCTTCAAAGCCATCCAAACCGTAG
- a CDS encoding phosphoglycerate dehydrogenase, with amino-acid sequence MKILISDSLSKQGVEALEKAGFTVVVKSKMPKDELFREIKDADGLIVRSGTKVTAELIAAAEKLKVVGRAGSGLDNVDTPAATRRGIVVMNTPGGNTVTTAEHTMSMICAMSRRIPQATASVKAGKWEKDKFMGVELYNKVLGIIGAGQIGSHLTKMAQGIGMSVVAFDPYLTPERAERMGVTMLDLDELFRRADIISVHTPLTPETRGIINAQAIATMKPGVLIVNCARGGIINESDLCEALKTRRVAAAAFDVFEEEPVKQDNPLLALDNFICTPHIGAQTTEAQENVAIGIAEQIVDYFTKGVAKGAVNIPSVAPELLPRLQPFLTLAEKLGSLQTQLVQGGIERVTVEYSGEVTTLSIAPLTIAVLKGLLAPIMEHPVNYVNAPIVAKERGIEVKEVKSTDAGDFTSLIRVRVEAGKISHQVAGTLYHKKEARITEIAQFKVEVVPEGHMLFIHNVDRPGVIGMVGNVLGDHGINIVRMQCALEKRGGDALLIIGSDTEFPTAVLDQIKSSSNILSVKVANLS; translated from the coding sequence ATGAAAATCTTGATCAGCGACAGCTTATCGAAACAGGGCGTCGAGGCGCTCGAGAAAGCCGGATTTACCGTCGTGGTGAAATCCAAGATGCCGAAAGATGAGCTGTTCAGGGAGATCAAGGATGCCGATGGACTGATCGTGCGATCCGGCACCAAGGTGACGGCGGAGCTCATTGCTGCAGCCGAGAAACTCAAAGTGGTGGGAAGAGCCGGATCCGGCCTGGATAACGTCGATACCCCCGCTGCGACCCGTCGAGGCATCGTCGTCATGAATACGCCTGGCGGCAATACGGTCACCACCGCCGAACATACGATGTCGATGATCTGCGCGATGAGCCGTCGCATTCCGCAAGCCACCGCCTCGGTGAAAGCAGGCAAATGGGAGAAAGACAAGTTCATGGGCGTCGAGCTCTACAACAAGGTGCTCGGCATCATCGGCGCCGGACAGATCGGCAGTCATCTGACAAAGATGGCGCAGGGGATTGGAATGAGCGTCGTCGCGTTCGATCCCTACTTGACGCCTGAGCGGGCCGAACGCATGGGCGTGACGATGCTGGATCTCGATGAACTGTTCCGAAGAGCAGATATCATTTCCGTCCATACGCCGCTTACACCGGAAACACGAGGGATCATCAATGCGCAGGCAATCGCCACGATGAAGCCCGGCGTGTTGATCGTCAACTGCGCCCGCGGCGGCATCATCAACGAGAGCGATTTGTGCGAGGCCTTGAAAACAAGACGGGTCGCCGCCGCCGCTTTCGATGTGTTTGAGGAAGAACCGGTCAAACAAGACAATCCCTTACTGGCATTGGACAATTTCATCTGCACCCCGCATATCGGAGCCCAGACGACAGAGGCACAGGAAAACGTCGCGATTGGGATTGCGGAGCAGATTGTCGACTACTTCACCAAGGGCGTGGCGAAAGGCGCCGTCAATATCCCTTCAGTCGCTCCGGAATTATTGCCTCGTCTACAACCTTTTCTCACACTGGCTGAAAAGCTCGGCTCGCTCCAGACGCAACTCGTTCAAGGGGGAATCGAACGAGTCACGGTGGAGTACAGCGGAGAAGTCACCACACTGTCGATTGCGCCGTTGACGATTGCCGTGTTGAAAGGCCTGCTCGCTCCGATCATGGAGCATCCGGTGAACTACGTGAACGCGCCGATCGTGGCGAAGGAGCGGGGCATCGAAGTCAAAGAAGTGAAGAGTACGGATGCCGGAGACTTCACGAGTTTGATCCGGGTACGGGTCGAGGCAGGGAAAATCTCACACCAAGTCGCAGGAACGCTGTATCACAAGAAAGAAGCCCGGATCACGGAGATCGCCCAATTCAAGGTCGAAGTCGTGCCCGAAGGGCATATGCTGTTTATCCACAATGTCGATCGCCCCGGAGTCATCGGCATGGTGGGCAACGTCTTGGGAGATCACGGGATCAACATTGTGCGAATGCAGTGCGCGCTGGAGAAGCGGGGAGGGGATGCACTGTTGATCATCGGCTCCGATACCGAATTCCCAACTGCGGTATTGGACCAAATTAAGTCCAGCTCGAACATTCTCTCGGTGAAGGTCGCAAACCTTTCGTAA